From the genome of Argentina anserina chromosome 4, drPotAnse1.1, whole genome shotgun sequence, one region includes:
- the LOC126791278 gene encoding uncharacterized protein LOC126791278, whose translation MGTKVEYSTNILGASQRSNSLAVHRVDDWDCFQKSGLKQKYQNTRFEDNLRYSMDRMLDKRNMDSIRKTMQMHEDTFRHQIGELHRLYSVQKMLMDELKQEIKQNRIWGPLTNSADHIHIHQSQLFSQQHATAQTSSGYNFHLHRLRDDPNSRERSGSCSGEYTMKISRSFDLGRPAAEEDISTGVSTIDQDQTAPSSNMALIKSNNMRSMDVYDEDSEEVELTLSIGGSKSKKRSKPYLRPHLGCSELVFNKEKVLGSPSSFKSDRADCSDPTTPMSSSSATVDQERKQPHWLFHGLKLK comes from the exons ATGGGAACCAAAGTTGAATACTCCACCAATATATTAGGAGCTTCACAACGTAGCAACAGCTTAGCTGTTCATAGAGTGGATGACTGGGACTGTTTCCAGAAAAGTGGGCTGAAGCAGAAGTATCAGAATACTAGATTTGAGGACAATCTTCGCTACTCGATGGACAGAATGCTCGATAAGCGCAACATGGATTCCATCAGAAAGACAATGCAGATGCATGAAGACACCTTTAGGCACCAG ATAGGTGAACTCCACCGGCTGTACAGTGTACAAAAGATGCTAATGGACGAACTTAAACAAGAGATAAAACAAAATCGAATTTGGGGTCCCTTGACTAATAGTGCAGATCACATCCACATTCACCAGTCTCAGTTGTTTAGTCAGCAGCATGCGACAGCTCAAACTTCTTCTGGCTATAATTTCCATCTTCATAGGTTGAGAGATGATCCAAACTCCAGAGAGCGAAGTGGAAGTTGCTCAGGAGAGTACACCATGAAAATTTCAAGGAGTTTTGATCTCGGAAGGCCAGCTGCCGAGGAAGACATCTCAACAGGAGTTAGTACTATTGATCAAGACCAGACAGCGCCAAGCTCTAACATGGCATTGATCAAAAGTAATAACATGAGGAGCATGGATGTCTATGACGAAGATAGTGAGGAAGTGGAGCTTACATTAAGCATTGGGGGCAGCAAGAGCAAGAAAAGATCGAAACCTTACCTGCGGCCTCATTTAGGGTGTTCGGAGCTGGTGTTCAATAAAGAAAAGGTACTGGGCTCACCTTCCTCGTTCAAATCTGATAGAGCAGATTGCAGTGATCCCACAACTCCCATGAGCAGCTCCAGTGCCACAGTTGACCAGGAAAGAAAGCAGCCACATTGGCTTTTCCATGGTTTAAAGCTCAAATAG